The following is a genomic window from Onthophagus taurus isolate NC chromosome 1, IU_Otau_3.0, whole genome shotgun sequence.
GTAGGAGACTTATTGCTGATGTTGGTACAACTTGGTATAATCATAATTCTACTATATGATTTTGACATACCAAAGGTAAACGAAATAATGCAGCCTATCATCGGTATGCGACACGACAGCAAATAGCAAATAGCAAATACTCCTCCCTGGTAAACGTACAAATCTCACTTAACAAAGCTTTTCATTGAGATCTTCTTTCGCTCAACAACAATTACCATCATTGTATTTACCGTAATAGTCCATATGTCGTGTTTAACTTCAAACATACGCATACTAGCATGGTAACTGTAGAGTAGTGTGTTGCTATCTGAGCATAGTAGGCAGGACCAGGAAAACTATAAACTGAAACTGTGTAAAAAAACAACCAATCCAAACTTTACCCTACCTGGTCTGTATGAAAAATGAAACATACCCACGAGAAAGATTACAAAAGAGACAATAAGAAAGGTAAAGAGAGAGATCCCGAATTACACGAAAAGAAAGCATCGAGGAACGAGCAGGGAAATGACGTAATATCATGCAGGAAGTCTGGGTATTAGCAAGGCAGAAGAACAATTACTACAGGGGACGTCCAATATCCAGCCTCGGCGCCGTAAGGcttaattgaaattgaaagaGAAGCAGAAGAAACTCACCTTGAAACTGCTCGCCAATTTTTGTCCATAattaaatgaaagaaaattctttatgatgaaaaattttatttgaaatagaTGCTACAATCGtttcgttaaaaaaaacgTCTTCAGATACaactataaattattatattataaattaaatataaattacaaattttagcatcagatatataaaatatttactgtcaaagtttaactaaaaaaagttGGGACACGGCATCAAAATGAACATAACAAGcttcaacaaattaaaaatcgacaTATCTTACGAACTTATCACGTTAATATAAAGACTGAATTGAAACAAgttgaaattatcaaaaataaaaattaaaatattaaaaaattcaaataacaaaaagatttCTGTCCAGTCCAGGACAAGAACCCGGCTGTTACAGTTCTGCTACTGTGTCATATACAAAACAGTGTCTTTACTAATATTCAGCACTTATTTTATCAAATAGTTTATCAATACCAAAGGAAATTCAGTGTTAACGTTAGAACTTAATAACGTTACTATTGGAACCGTTCTTTTACCCCTCAGACTTGATAGTATTAAGGTGGGTTCATGCAACGTGTTTTAGTCGTAGTTATTCAGATTCAGATTTATTGGTGTCACAGAACATTACATTCATTACACAAGTCAcataaaatacaaacaaaatacaataacAATAGCATACAcatatgtataataaaattaaaataattaaatatataaataaaataattcaaatatgtagtaagatatgtatattaaaacATGTTATGTAAAGTCAAAGTCTTCTACGGAATAAAAGGCACGTCTAAGCAAGTAGTCTTTTATTTTAGTGTTAAAATGTTTCACTGGAAGATCCCTTACATCTTGTGGCAATTTAGTATAAAGTGACGGCCCAAAATGGTTGACAGCGTTTCGACCTCTAGCCACTCTTGTAAAAGGGGTTCTGATATTTTGGTGCGATCGTACGGTGTGATTATGCACACTCTGAACTGTTTGGTATCTTGAgagattactttttaaatatattaaagttctatatatatatatagacaTGGAACTGTCATTATATTGtgacttacaaaaaaatcccTCACATCATCTCTATACTGCAATCCCATGATAATACGTATAGCCCGTCGTTGCAATTTAAAGATTCTGTGCATGTGGTAAGAATGACCCCATGATATTATAGCATACGATGCAACAGagtgaaataaagaaaaataaatcagCAACATCAGTTTTGTACTGAttttactaaataaatttcttagGAGATAAGTGGTATTGGTATAGTCGTAAGACTGGAAAGTTAAGGTATTGTGTTATACTAGTACTGTTCATGCAACACCTTACGactaaaatggtttttgttcTAGTCCCAAGAGTTGCCCAACTTTTAACTTCTTAAAGCTAAATCAATCGGTCGTAACGTGACACATGCGCACTTTTCTTTCTTGTGTCCTTGTAATATAGcagtgttttgttttattttataaattgaggTTAGGTCAGTTaggttttgtattttattgtattaaggTTGTTGTGCGTTATTGTTTCGACAATTATTTCATTGGAATCAAATGCGGACCAAATTGACTCAAAATTATGCGTTTTTCTAAAAACCTGATTTAAATAGAGGGATTCAATacgcaacttttttgtctcttgacattttctcctaaaattgttgagtttgatcacaaaaataaGTTGTAtagtttgaattttaattcatttttgaatGGGGCCGTTACACTCAATCGAATAGAAAGACCGTCTTTCCAAAAATCGATAAACTATGTAAAAATAGACGAattggtaacattttcaggtcctaaaattgattaatttttgcaataattaatattaaaattcaaaatccccTCTATAAAAGCTTTGGTGACGTTTAAGAGGTTTTAAGACACAAACGTGCATCGTTCGGATCTCTTCTTCTAGCGCATACGATTCTCGTGGCATCTCGCTCATGCAcctgttattgatttttatttcaacaaaccGCGTGCAAAACGACGGTGACGTCTCCAACgtttttccaaattttcattattttggtttggaaaaactaaagcccactttgaaaaataaaaaattatagaagtcTTTTTGCTAAACTATCATCTATATTATTTCTTCTGTAATCGTAATTAGTTTGTATTCCATGGAGTTGGTTTCTTTTATGGCCTATGTTGTGGAGAGCTCagattttattgtttctttgaCTATTTGTATAATGTTTCCTACATTTGACTTGAATGCTTCAGTGCTTCGTTAGtgatttgttatttatttattattttgcgGGTATCTTCTATGGCTACAAAttgtacttatttttatttttgtcgtCTTGGTCGTTTTGTTTGGCTACGCTTGTTTTGGTTTTGTTGTTaactctttaaatttattttcccgtttttgttgatatatttcttcaattttattttctcctaGTTTGAATTTTAGCTCTATGGCAACAGTAGTTTCGACATCGATTATTCATTCCATTTTCCAAGTCTCTTATACCGTTTTTCAGGCtgtgtttttattatttgtgcATTTGTTTATCACCATTTATCCTATGATTCTCACAAAACATTTTAAGGGtgtgttttctttttcttgtttgttTGATATATTAGATATTGTGTTTAAACGTATATTTACATGAAAGAAAATgtaagaatattaaaataccacattgaaataaaaaatgtaatacttCACATTTCACACTTTGTAATtttctataataaaaattactaaaattgtttattgtttcttAATTGTTCTTTGGTTGAATGtgtgaatatattttaaaagaaaaattatgtaacAATCGAAAAGCAATCTTCCGGAGTGAGAAAGATAGCAAGATCTTAAAGAACCTGACCGTCTTCGTGTGTGCGACCTCGTGAATACATAATCGATTTTTTCGGCAGAGTTCCAGGCGGGCGGTCCCGCGAATGCGTGTAGTTGACAAGTGAGCTAAGAGATATGTCAGGTGTATTCCTTGAAAAGCTGTAAACTTGTTCTTCGACCTGGGGGCCCCACCCCGTATACTCTTTACCGCGTCGCTCCCAAATCTCTCTTCTTCTTTCACTTCTCTTCAGAACAGCTCTTGTTGTGCTTGGACCTTGCAAACCGATTTCGCCTCTCTTTGTTTTGACATCACCAGATCCTCTATATCCATTTAGCTAATTATACAAGCACGGGCGCAATTACCGGTTCGTTTCGTTTCtttcatctttttttcttctttctttctttgttAATGAACTAGCGGCTTTTTTTCTCTTCTACTTCCGAAGTGTTGGTGGACACACCTTAActtttcaagatttttttcttattttatgtcgaagaaataaaaaaagttttctatTTATACCATCGAAGGTAGTTGTTAGAACGATCCTGTACGTAGATCTTGTTGTTTGTAAAAGAAAAGAACTAGTTGAAGAAGGGTTACACGCTAAGGATCGACCGTCCATTCATCTGACACAACGATCGGGCTACGAAGACCATCAGTAGAAGAGATAAACAACAACGGCAGCGAGAGAACCACCGCTTCGAATCGTTGATGCTGCCTTCGAACGGGTCTGAAGGAGTTATTGTTCTTcgttaatttgacgtttcgatTACCTAGAGACCGGACAGATAGTATTGGGATTTAATCGCTCGTTGATTTCTTGTATTAGTTTTTTGAGacgaaactaaaaaaaatcacaaaaaaaaattaaaatcaattaaagagtattatatatatttatatataaagaaatctaacatttaaagagaaaattttattctttttttgatcgtttttttttctttatttcatcttcCTCATCGTGCTGACTTCTTGCGATCGCGGGAGCGATACAATTTTTCACTGTCAGCAAAACCGGCTTGATTTATTGACAAGGCGGCTTTCGACAAAAGGAGGTCCTGTATTTCGATTTTCCTGTGCGCGGTTTCGTTTCGGAACAGCACCAAAGGAGAGAAGAGAAGAGTTCGTCGCGGTTCTGCGGTGACTTGCCGTATTCTGGATTCTAACAGACTTTTAATTACTCCACAGATTGTTATCTATCGTAATTGCCGTAGTGTCCTAATGGTATTTGCATATTGATCGATTCTCTTCACGTTCTCTTCATATTGATCTATTGGGACAAGACCATaaagagatttttaaaaaatcccgACAATACactaaataattataaaattttcaaataataagattattatttatttaaaaaaatttctaataaaattagataaaataaatcaaaaatattaatatttgtatcTTACTTCTTAAATCCCATAGATGGCACCACCACTCAATGTAAAACTCGTACACACTTAGATAAGTAAGAAATCTGTAAATAACTGTCAGTTTGACGTTTAATACGAAACACATTGGACACGTCGATTTCCAaacaataaggatattaaCCTAAATTGCAAGTGAATTTATTGAGTTGATCATTGTGTGGAAATTTTGTAACGATTGGAGATAGCAGAAAAATGCGCAGGGCTCACGCTGGTAATTACTATGAGCCCCTTTCTCAAAATCCTAATGAAGTCGAGGAAGAAAACGATCGGATGGCCGAcgaattaaaagataaaattcatATACTCAAGAGTCTTTCCATAGATATTGGCAATGAAGTGAGATACCAAGATAAACTATTAAGGGAAGTTGATGATGATATGGATCGTACCGGTGGGTTTCTTG
Proteins encoded in this region:
- the LOC111419000 gene encoding BET1 homolog; amino-acid sequence: MRRAHAGNYYEPLSQNPNEVEEENDRMADELKDKIHILKSLSIDIGNEVRYQDKLLREVDDDMDRTGGFLGNTMNRVLRLSKGSHNYYILYLFLFAIFVFFVLYIILKFR